A region of Subdoligranulum variabile DNA encodes the following proteins:
- a CDS encoding folate family ECF transporter S component produces MQNQSLSVFSAAYWHTARAELRNVRVLAFAGLVCAMAVVLESFPIFLMGPSLKIYFSFLAVSLGCMCYGPLVGMMAGAVIDTVGFLISSFGEPYFPGFLLTAILSGLLYGLVLYRRKPTVWRIILLRLIINYGSNVLLGSVWKAMLYGKGYLYYATTGLVKNTLLLPLEVFLTWVVLSAAVRYGLDRKYIHGVTVR; encoded by the coding sequence ATGCAGAACCAATCGCTGTCCGTCTTTTCCGCCGCCTACTGGCACACCGCCCGGGCCGAGCTCCGCAACGTGCGGGTGCTGGCTTTCGCCGGGCTGGTCTGCGCCATGGCCGTTGTGCTGGAGAGTTTCCCCATCTTCCTGATGGGGCCCAGCCTCAAGATCTATTTCAGCTTTCTGGCCGTGTCGCTGGGCTGCATGTGCTACGGCCCCCTGGTGGGCATGATGGCCGGCGCGGTCATCGACACGGTGGGCTTTCTGATCTCCAGCTTCGGGGAACCCTATTTCCCCGGGTTTCTCCTTACCGCCATTTTGTCGGGGTTGCTCTACGGGCTGGTGCTCTACCGCCGCAAACCCACGGTGTGGCGGATCATCCTGCTGCGGCTCATCATCAACTACGGCAGCAACGTGCTGCTGGGCAGCGTCTGGAAGGCCATGCTCTACGGCAAAGGTTATCTCTACTATGCCACCACCGGTCTTGTGAAAAACACCCTGCTGCTGCCCCTGGAAGTGTTCCTCACCTGGGTGGTGCTCAGCGCGGCCGTCCGCTACGGTCTGGACCGCAAATATATCCACGGCGTCACCGTGCGCTGA